The following proteins are co-located in the Camelina sativa cultivar DH55 chromosome 12, Cs, whole genome shotgun sequence genome:
- the LOC109127915 gene encoding uncharacterized protein LOC109127915 — protein RDITFWSFNLKAPHNTNFLILSENYDKIEQDPRFCRFCQALENKGLYVVATNFESLINPETASALAITLAEPPKPYGILTSSRSP, from the coding sequence AGGGATATTACTTTCTGGTCATTCAACTTGAAGGCTCCACATAATACAAATTTTCTGATACTGTCAGAAAATTATGACAAGATTGAACAAGACCCCAGATTCTGCAGATTTTGTCAAGCTTTAGAAAACAAAGGTTTGTACGTTGTCGCAACAAACTTTGAGTCTCTCATTAACCCTGAAACTGCATCTGCCTTGGCAATTACCCTCGCAGAGCCACCAAAACCTTACGGGATTCTCACATCTTCTCGCTCGCCTTAG
- the LOC104730985 gene encoding uncharacterized protein LOC104730985 — translation MSKLPPVTIVGPGPRRPRVRQTLVVWEIDSYSVPESFDPFFIHDQIKSALSKNGIIRRGGVVSVWIFGAAENTWLQGMFDKLWEAGFQVILYKGDAHAGLRRIIRDITFWSFNLKAPHNTNFLILSENYDKIEQDPRFCRFCQALENKGLYVVATNFESLINPETASALAITLAEPPKPYGILTSSRSP, via the exons ATGTCAAAATTGCCCCCTGTGACCATCGTCG GACCTGGACCTCGTAGACCTAGAGTGCGTCAAACACTAGTCGTATGGGAGATTGATAGTTACTCAGTCCCTGAAAGTTTCGATCCTTTTTTTATCCACGACCAAATCAAATCAGCTCTTAGCAAGAATGGTATTATAAGGAGGGGGGGGGTCGTGTCCGTCTGGATTTTCGGTGCTGCTGAGAATACATGGTTGCAAGGAATGTTCGACAAACTTTGGGAAGCCGGATTTCAAGTCATTCTCTACAAAG gggATGCACATGCCGGATTGCGCAGGATTATAAGGGATATTACTTTCTGGTCATTCAACTTGAAGGCTCCACATAATACAAATTTTCTGATACTGTCAGAAAATTATGACAAGATTGAACAAGACCCCAGATTCTGCAGATTTTGTCAAGCTTTAGAAAACAAAGGTTTGTACGTTGTCGCAACAAACTTTGAGTCTCTCATTAACCCTGAAACTGCATCTGCCTTGGCAATTACCCTCGCAGAGCCACCAAAACCTTACGGGATTCTCACATCTTCTCGCTCGCCTTAG
- the LOC104730986 gene encoding uncharacterized protein LOC104730986: protein MSNLDEATYKNLYPLRFYKDGKTRVFWDVEDYPIPDGLDPASIYQRMKEAVKKHGCDAEVTIHAYAENNTFSDELRRQFCDAGFKVEVFTEGDKYVRHCAMYADVMIWTLENPKPSNLVVLANIMEDDFGYI, encoded by the exons ATGTCCAATCTCGACGAAGCCACTTATAAGAACCTTTATCCGCTGAGGTTTTACAAGG ATGGTAAGACGCGTGTGTTTTGGGATGTGGAGGATTACCCAATCCCAGATGGTCTCGATCCTGCTTCGATTTACCAAAGAATGAAAGAAGCTGTAAAGAAGCATGGTTGTGATGCGGAGGTGACGATTCATGCTTATGCTGAAAATAATACATTCTCGGATGAACTGCGTCGTCAATTTTGTGATGCTGGATTCAAAGTCGAAGTCTTTACCGAAG GGGATAAATATGTGAGACATTGCGCCATGTATGCTGACGTTATGATTTGGACACtggaaaaccctaaaccatcaAATCTGGTTGTGCTCGCAAACATAATGGAAGACGACTTCGGTTATATATAG